The following are encoded in a window of Hemitrygon akajei chromosome 24, sHemAka1.3, whole genome shotgun sequence genomic DNA:
- the LOC140715618 gene encoding formyl peptide receptor 2-like, with protein MSHSEGMSNSTLTGNLSSYNFTDSRFSKEWGAPSVMSMVIIILSILLGVPGNGAVIWVTGFKMKSTAHTVFFLNLAAADLMYCLFLPFLTIHISELHSGYFININVQLCILIMYLNAFASVCLICLISIYRCLAVTRPIWFQQHLRLAWVRVTCFVAWVIAIAMWLALLFSWYTYNTIPIVSSFGFYPPFVIMVISYAVLGWRLHRERFAKSWKPIRLIVIAVAAFVICWLPFSLCVLSIHFYITVPVGWCIFFQALASFNSALNPLIYVFAGSDFRQVFKRSVFASLQLAFAEHELQGETPNRNPTSNRNV; from the coding sequence ATGTCGCACTCTGAAGGAATGTCCAATTCGACGCTCACTGGGAATCTCTCCTCCTACAATTTCACGGATAGTCGATTCAGCAAGGAATGGGGAGCACCTTCCGTCATGTCAATGGTTATCATCATCCTCTCCATCCTACTGGGCGTCCCGGGCAACGGCGCAGTCATCTGGGTGACCGGCTTCAAAATGAAGTCCACTGCCCACACTGTGTTCTTTCTGAACCTGGCTGCGGCTGACCTGATGTATTGCCTATTTCTCCCCTTCCTCACGATTCACATCTCCGAGCTTCACAGTGGGTACTTCATTAACATCAACGTGCAATTGTGTATATTAATTATGTACCTAAACGCTTTTGCCAGCGTATGTCTGATATGTCTGATCAGCATCTATCGCTGCCTCGCTGTTACACGGCCCATCTGGTTCCAGCAACATCTGAGACTCGCATGGGTACGTGTGACCTGCTTCGTGGCCTGGGTCATAGCCATCGCCATGTGGCTGGCTCTACTCTTCAGTTGGTATACTTACAATACTATACCTATTGTGTCGTCCTTCGGCTTCTACCCCCCCTTTGTGATTATGGTTATTAGTTACGCCGTCCTTGGCTGGAGGCTGCACAGGGAAAGGTTTGCTAAGTCCTGGAAGCCCATACGCCTGATCGTGATCGCGGTCGCCGCCTTTGTGATATGCTGGCTCCCCTTCAGTCTCTGCGTCCTCTCAATACATTTCTACATAACTGTTCCTGTGGGATGGTGCATATTCTTTCAAGCCCTGGCCTCATTCAACAGCGCCCTCAACCCTCTTATCTACGTCTTCGCCGGCAGCGACTTCCGTCAGGTCTTCAAGCGCTCCGTGTTTGCCTCGCTCCAGCTGGCCTTCGCCGAGCATGAGCTACAGGGTGAGACCCCGAACCGCAATCCCACCTCAAATAGGAATGTCTGA